The Arachis hypogaea cultivar Tifrunner chromosome 16, arahy.Tifrunner.gnm2.J5K5, whole genome shotgun sequence genome contains a region encoding:
- the LOC112757614 gene encoding uncharacterized protein — protein sequence MAKQKAIAQIYKDWEDSYNKVFKLCKPFVFINGTHLYGRYSGVLLIAVAQDGNNNILPIAFAIVESENIESWSFFFTNLRRHVTPQEVLLVISDRSQAIKAAVSVDDSGWHPPRAFHAYCIRHMAANFMTRFKSVERKQYLINASYSPSKAGYEWYMDALRGVSPGMADWTGRFNKEIWLQHYDSGRRFGHMTTNLLECINAVLKGTRYLSISAIVRVTYERLQKLLVTKSREARSQLAAGNCFSQKLMAAIEKNREDIPKIRVTHCDKRDSVFVMEELEPFECWSQGSFRVRLSAGTCDCGLFQSLHYSCRR from the exons atggcgaagcagaaggcaatTGCTCAGATCTACAAGGATTGGGAGGATTCGTACAACAAG GTTTTCAAGCTTTGTAAGCCGTTTGTTTTCATCAATGGCACGCATCTGTATGGCAGATACAGTGGGGTGTTGCTTATAGCGGTGGCACAAGACGGCAACAACAATATCCTGCCTATTGCTTTTGCCATTGTGGAGTCTGAGAATATCGAGTCATGGTCGTTCTTTTTTACTAATCTGAGACGCCATGTCACCCCACAAGAAGTGCTGCTGGTTATCTCCGACAGATCGCAGGCCATCAAGGCTGCAGTCAGTGTCGATGATAGTGGTTGGCATCCTCCTAGGGCATTCCACGCTTACTGTATCAGACACATGGCCGCTAACTTCATGACTCGTTTTAAGTCAGTCGAGCGCAAGCAATACCTTATAAACGCCTCTTACAGTCCAAGCAAGGCTGGGTATGAGTGGTACATGGATGCCTTGAGAGGAGTGTCCCCGGGGATGGCAGACTGGACTGGTCGTTTCAACAAAGAGATATGGCTGCAACACTACGACAGTGGTAGGCGGTTTGGTCACATGACTACAAATCTGTTGGAGTGCATCAATGCAGTTCTCAAGGGTACACGATACTTGTCGATTTCTGCCATCGTGCGCGTCACGTACGAACGGTTGCAGAAGTTGCTCGTAACAAAGAGCAGGGAGGCACGGTCACAGCTGGCTGCTGGAAACTGCTTCTCCCAGAAGCTGATGGCAGCCATTGAGAAGAACAGAGAAGACATCCCAAAGATCCGTGTTACTCATTGTGATAAGCGGGATTCCGTGTTTGTCATGGAGGAGTTAGAGCCGTTCGAGTGTTGGTCGCAAGGTTCCTTCCGTGTCCGGCTTTCAGCGGGCACATGTGACTGTGGTCTCTTTCAATCTCTCCATTACTCGTGCCGCCGCTAG
- the LOC112755098 gene encoding cytochrome P450 94B3-like codes for MGVLIPFFLLFFFFLLLLTHFFFQFWRTKKLSHLISFYRNRNRLLEWFTELVAESPTNTIVVHRLGSRRTIVTANPSNVEYILKTNFFNFPKGKPFTHVLGDFLGNGIFNVDGDRWFSQRKVASHEFSARSLRKFLMYTLAEEVYGRLVPALEGVSYGGSVLDLQEILARFSFNVICKFAMGSGNACSLDPCVPVSSLWRAFDVAAAISARRGAAPLFVIWKVKRLLGVGSERRLKESILEVHTHVMKLIHEKKKKTMKNNEDFLSRLICAGYEDDVVRDMVISFVMAGKDTTSAALTWFFWILSHYPDVEEKILKEAEANEPLNYESLKRLNYLKACLCESMRLFPPVAWDSKHASCDDMLPDGTVVKAGDRVTYFPYGMGRLEALWGLDRFEFRPERWFTGGKWSEVSPYKFPIFQAGPRVCLGKEMAFVQMKYLVVSILKRFKIRLVSTNKPTFVPLLTAHMAGGLKIFISNREKRK; via the coding sequence atgggagttctcattcccttcttcctcttgttcttcttcttcctcctcctcctcacccACTTCTTCTTTCAGTTCTGGCGAACAAAGAAGCTCTCACACCTCATTTCCTTCTATAGGAACCGTAACCGCTTACTCGAATGGTTCACGGAGCTTGTTGCTGAGTCACCAACCAACACCATCGTGGTTCACCGCTTAGGCTCACGTAGGACCATTGTAACAGCCAACCCTTCCAACGTTGAGTACATACTCAAGACCAACTTCTTCAACTTCCCCAAAGGCAAGCCTTTCACTCACGTACTGGGTGATTTTCTCGGAAATGGGATTTTCAACGTTGACGGTGACCGTTGGTTTAGTCAACGTAAGGTCGCAAGCCATGAGTTCTCAGCAAGGTCGCTAAGGAAGTTCTTAATGTACACTCTGGCGGAAGAGGTGTACGGGAGGCTCGTCCCTGCGCTAGAGGGAGTTTCGTACGGTGGAAGCGTTCTTGACTTGCAAGAGATTCTCGCGAGATTCTCGTTCAACGTGATCTGTAAGTTCGCCATGGGGAGTGGTAATGCGTGTTCTTTGGACCCTTGTGTCCCCGTTTCGTCGCTCTGGAGAGCGTTTGATGTGGCGGCGGCGATATCGGCGAGGCGAGGGGCGGCACCGTTGTTTGTGATATGGAAGGTGAAGAGATTGCTTGGAGTTGGATCTGAGCGGAGGCTTAAAGAATCGATTCTTGAGGTTCACACGCACGTGATGAAACTGAtacatgagaagaagaagaagacgatgaAAAATAATGAGGATTTCTTATCAAGGCTTATATGTGCTGGTTATGAAGATGATGTTGTTAGGGACATGGTGATAAGTTTTGTGATGGCTGGGAAGGACACAACTTCAGCGGCATTGACATGGTTCTTTTGGATATTGTCACATTATCCCGACGTggaggaaaagattttgaaagaggCAGAGGCAAATGAACCATTAAATTATGAGTCACTTAAGAGGTTGAATTACTTGAAAGCGTGCCTATGCGAGTCAATGAGGCTTTTCCCACCAGTGGCATGGGACTCTAAGCATGCCTCATGTGATGATATGTTGCCAGATGGCACTGTGGTCAAAGCAGGAGATAGGGTCACTTATTTTCCATATGGAATGGGGAGACTGGAAGCATTATGGGGGTTGGATAGGTTTGAATTCAGGCCGGAGAGATGGTTTACTGGTGGAAAGTGGAGTGAGGTTTCTCCGTACAAGTTTCCAATTTTTCAGGCTGGTCCAAGGGTGTGTTTGGGCAAGGAAATGGCTTTTGTTCAAATGAAGTATCTTGTGGTTTCAATTCTCAAGAGGTTTAAGATCAGACTCGTTAGCACAAATAAGCCTACGTTTGTGCCACTTCTCACTGCACACATGGCCGGCGGCTTAAAGATATTCATTTCAAATagggagaaaagaaaatga